A region of Corvus cornix cornix isolate S_Up_H32 chromosome 3, ASM73873v5, whole genome shotgun sequence DNA encodes the following proteins:
- the LOC109146178 gene encoding predicted GPI-anchored protein 58 — translation MSDGGMSKGASDGESKKTPSAPQTEPALPCPAQSQDSAAPRDPALAEAGMSGQREGAQYTLLLSSAAATAYPGPQISGLANWTPVAAPSPFAYAPTEPKSPGSNFLAGVAPGVTAPRLPGCGPLPSLALGCCAPLQNRAIDLLIQHLPLLTELTNISRKLEDLHSLQKQLPRTPEAPRRAGSTGPTLPAPPAGAAAPKPRSCVAGSEPRSSAATGKPGSGRGCRAVAGGSGAERSQGARNSSGLGSGTERGCGARASGGARAQLQHMGHRWRPERCHRARDEHSAGRGCCPRVGCSSSSTSSVGTG, via the coding sequence ATGAGTGATGGAGGAATGTCCAAGGGGGCAAGTGATGGTGAATCCAAAAAAACACCCTCGGCTCCACAGACAGAGCCTGCGCTGCCTTGCCCTGCACAGTCGCAGGACTCCGCGGCCCCCAGGGACCCCGCGCTGGCAGAGGCGGGGATGTCGGGGCAGCGGGAGGGCGCACAGTATACCTTGCTGCTCAGCTCGGCAGCGGCCACTGCTTATCCAGGGCCGCAAATTAGCGGCTTAGCGAATTGGACCCCCGTGGCGGCTCCTAGCCCCTTTGCCTATGCACCAACAGAGCCAAAATCGCCTGGATCTAACTTCTTAGCCGGCGTAGCGCCAGGCGTGACTGCACCGAGACTGCCTGGGTGTGGTCCGCTGCCCTCCTTGGCGCTGGGCTGTTGTGCACCGCTGCAGAACCGAGCCATCGACCTTTTaatacagcatctgcctttgTTGACAGAGTTAACGAACATATCCCGAAAGCTGGAGGACCTGCACagcttgcaaaagcagctgccGCGGACGCCAGAGGCACCCCGCCGCGCGGGGTCCACTGGGCCCACGCTGCCAGCACCGCCTGCAGGAGCCGCGGCTCCCAAACCAAGGAGCTGCGTGGCCGGCAGCGAACCCAGAAGTAGCGCTGCCACGGGAAAACCTGGAAGCGGACGCGGCTGCAGAGCGGTGGCCGGGGGCAGTGGCGCCGAACGCAGCCAGGGAGCGAGAAACAGCAGCGGTTTGGGCAGCGGCACCGAACGCGGCTGCGGAGCAAGGGCCAGTGGCGGCGCCCGGGCgcagctgcagcacatgggCCATCGATGGCGCCCGGAACGCTGCCACAGAGCACGAGATGAGCACAGCGCCGGGCGTGGCTGTTGCCCCAGAGTCGGCTGTAGCAGCTCCAGTACCAGTTCGGTCGGGACCGGCTGA